The Henckelia pumila isolate YLH828 chromosome 2, ASM3356847v2, whole genome shotgun sequence genome includes a window with the following:
- the LOC140884829 gene encoding uncharacterized protein translates to MFLTRIFGRTLYAAAKSEASAAAAASSKFSHNPLEEFFEVDRNPEDDKPVVCGRSWKASELRLKSWDDLNKLWYVLLKEKNMLMTQRQMLHAQNLRFPNPERIPKVRKSMCRIKHVLTERAIDEADARRSAEMKRMINSL, encoded by the exons ATGTTTTTGACAAGGATATTTGGGAGGACGCTATATGCTGCTGCCAAATCTGAGGCTTCAGCTGCTGCTGCTGCTTCTTCCAAGTTTTCGCATAACCCACTTGAGGAGTTTTTCGAGGTTGATAGGAACCCGGAGGATGATAAACCGGTTGTCTGTG GTAGGAGTTGGAAGGCTTCTGAACTGCGTCTCAAGTCTTGGGATGACCTCAACAAGCTCTGGTATGTGCTTCTGAAGGAAAAGAATATGTTGATGACTCAGCGGCAGATGCTTCATGCTCAAAACCTGCGATTTCCCAATCCAGAACGTATCCCAAAG GTAAGAAAGTCAATGTGCCGAATTAAACATGTGCTGACCGAGAGAGCTATTGATGAAGCAGATGCTAGGAGGTCGGCAGAGATGAAAAGGATGATCAActcattataa